One genomic window of Oncorhynchus clarkii lewisi isolate Uvic-CL-2024 chromosome 5, UVic_Ocla_1.0, whole genome shotgun sequence includes the following:
- the LOC139408640 gene encoding HAUS augmin-like complex subunit 4 isoform X2 has product MSVLASFPLCQLTEEDLTQHPLFCKLLATLSQHVDRTGLTVTLKRELEKAERDLQTQRLSWLCSESMYRLLQEMIQEHCVRKHHSTVAPEDGTFYETVEQCLVVAQCVRQLNPSATASQDQPPVLGLSAQQVLELMPQEQDVWKMKQRLPRELEKHLKKKCFSVLSYYQPEWEDESEGLKNMKLSRLSGLLERERKRAESLKEKSRESASLLQRQTHCYLSELLGCIQILQSLILDHRLKAQKELDRKKIDYFEAKCEIIMQKIRAEMLEIQLDTYTADTISAHKKIREKLETELNASQLEKQSVECKLSSFEIFGKEFEALAEEYSRLRQEIDTKSWALKEFSQHTD; this is encoded by the exons ATGTCAG TCCTTGCCTCATTCCCACTGTGTCAGCTGACAGAAGAAGACCTGACCCAGCATCCTCTATTCTGCAAGCTCCTGGCAACGCTGTCACAGCATGTGGACCGCACTGGCCTTACTGTCACACTGAAGAGAGAGCTGGAGAAG GCTGAGAGGGACCTGCAGACACAGAGGCTTAGCTGGCTGTGCTCAGAGAGCATGTACAGGCTACTGCAGGAGATGATCCAGGAGCACTGTGTCAGAAAGCATCACTCCACTGTGGCCCCAGAGGACGGCACG TTCTATGAAACTGTGGAGCAGTGTCTGGTGGTGGCCCAGTGTGTCAGGCAGCTGAACCCGAGTGCCACCGCGAGCCAGGACCAGCCCCCTGTTCTAGGACTGAGTGCCCAACAGGTGCTCGAGCTGATGCCACAAGAGCAG GATGTATGGAAAATGAAACAGCGACTGCCTAGAGAACTAGAAAAGCATCTGAAGAAGAAATGTTTCAGCGTCCTCTCCTACTATCAGCCTGAATGGG AGGATGAGAGTGAAGGGCTGAAGAACATGAAGCTGTCTCGCTTGTCTGGCCtcctggagagagaaaggaaaagagCAGAGAGTCTGAAGGAGAAGAGCCGTGAGAGTGCCTCCCTGCTGCAAAGGCAGACTCACTGCTACCTCTCT GAGCTGTTAGGGTGCATCCAGATTCTCCAGTCTCTGATCCTGGACCACAGGCTGAAAGCCCAGAAAGAGCTGGACAGGAAAAAGATTGATTACTTTGAGGCCAAATGTGAGATCATCATGCAGAAGATCAG AGCTGAGATGTTGGAAATTCAGCTAGATACCTACACAGCAGACACAATATCTGCCCATAAAAAAATAAG GGAGAAGCTGGAAACGGAGCTGAATGCCTCCCAGTTAGAGAAGCAGTCTGTGGAGTGCAAACTTTCGTCCTTTGAGATATTTGGCAAGGAATTTGAGGCTCTAGCTGAGGAATATTCCAGACTGCGTCAGGAGATTGACACCAAGAGTTGGGCTCTGAAGGAATTCTCTCAGCACACGGACTAA
- the LOC139408640 gene encoding HAUS augmin-like complex subunit 4 isoform X1, with protein MMSTYDDSASVPSLGKADDLHQQVLASFPLCQLTEEDLTQHPLFCKLLATLSQHVDRTGLTVTLKRELEKAERDLQTQRLSWLCSESMYRLLQEMIQEHCVRKHHSTVAPEDGTFYETVEQCLVVAQCVRQLNPSATASQDQPPVLGLSAQQVLELMPQEQDVWKMKQRLPRELEKHLKKKCFSVLSYYQPEWEDESEGLKNMKLSRLSGLLERERKRAESLKEKSRESASLLQRQTHCYLSELLGCIQILQSLILDHRLKAQKELDRKKIDYFEAKCEIIMQKIRAEMLEIQLDTYTADTISAHKKIREKLETELNASQLEKQSVECKLSSFEIFGKEFEALAEEYSRLRQEIDTKSWALKEFSQHTD; from the exons ATGATGTCCACGTATGATGATTCTGCGAGTGTTCCATCACTGGGAAAAGCAGACGACTTGCATCAACAAG TCCTTGCCTCATTCCCACTGTGTCAGCTGACAGAAGAAGACCTGACCCAGCATCCTCTATTCTGCAAGCTCCTGGCAACGCTGTCACAGCATGTGGACCGCACTGGCCTTACTGTCACACTGAAGAGAGAGCTGGAGAAG GCTGAGAGGGACCTGCAGACACAGAGGCTTAGCTGGCTGTGCTCAGAGAGCATGTACAGGCTACTGCAGGAGATGATCCAGGAGCACTGTGTCAGAAAGCATCACTCCACTGTGGCCCCAGAGGACGGCACG TTCTATGAAACTGTGGAGCAGTGTCTGGTGGTGGCCCAGTGTGTCAGGCAGCTGAACCCGAGTGCCACCGCGAGCCAGGACCAGCCCCCTGTTCTAGGACTGAGTGCCCAACAGGTGCTCGAGCTGATGCCACAAGAGCAG GATGTATGGAAAATGAAACAGCGACTGCCTAGAGAACTAGAAAAGCATCTGAAGAAGAAATGTTTCAGCGTCCTCTCCTACTATCAGCCTGAATGGG AGGATGAGAGTGAAGGGCTGAAGAACATGAAGCTGTCTCGCTTGTCTGGCCtcctggagagagaaaggaaaagagCAGAGAGTCTGAAGGAGAAGAGCCGTGAGAGTGCCTCCCTGCTGCAAAGGCAGACTCACTGCTACCTCTCT GAGCTGTTAGGGTGCATCCAGATTCTCCAGTCTCTGATCCTGGACCACAGGCTGAAAGCCCAGAAAGAGCTGGACAGGAAAAAGATTGATTACTTTGAGGCCAAATGTGAGATCATCATGCAGAAGATCAG AGCTGAGATGTTGGAAATTCAGCTAGATACCTACACAGCAGACACAATATCTGCCCATAAAAAAATAAG GGAGAAGCTGGAAACGGAGCTGAATGCCTCCCAGTTAGAGAAGCAGTCTGTGGAGTGCAAACTTTCGTCCTTTGAGATATTTGGCAAGGAATTTGAGGCTCTAGCTGAGGAATATTCCAGACTGCGTCAGGAGATTGACACCAAGAGTTGGGCTCTGAAGGAATTCTCTCAGCACACGGACTAA
- the LOC139408639 gene encoding endoplasmic reticulum chaperone BiP-like yields the protein MRLLCVVLLVTGSVFADDDDKRESVGTVIGIDLGTTYSCVGVFKNGRVEIIANDQGNRITPSYVAFTAEGERLIGDAAKNQLTSNPENTVFDAKRLIGRAWTDSAVQHDIKYFPFKVIEKKSKPHIQVDIGGGQLKTFAPEEISAMVLTKMKETAEAYLGKKVTHAVVTVPAYFNDAQRQATKDAGLIAGLIVMRIINEPTAAAIAYGLDKKDGEKNILVFDLGGGTFDVSLLTIDNGVFEVVATNGDTHLGGEDFDQRVMEHFIKLYKKKTGKDVRMDNRAVQKLRREVEKAKRGLSAQHQARIEIESFFDGEDFSETLTRAKFEELNMDLFRSTMKPVQKVMEDSDLKKTDIDEIVLVGGSTRIPKVQQLVKEFFNGKEPSRGINPDEAVAYGSAVQAGVLSGEDTNVIVLLDVCPLTLGIETVGGVMTKLIPRNTVVPTKKSQIFSTASDNQPTVTIKVHEGERPLTKDNHLLGTFDLTGIPPAPRGVPQIEVTFEIDVNGILRVTAEDKGTGNKNKITITNDQNRLTPEDIERMVNDAERFADEDKKLKERIDARNELESYAYSLKNQIGDKEKLGGKLSPEDKEAIEKAVEDKIEWMESHQDAELEDFQAKKKELEEVAQPIISKLYGSAGGPPTEGEAEGDQDQKDEL from the exons ATGAGGCTTCTGTGTGTAGTTCTGCTGGTCACCGGCAGCGTGTTTGCCGATGATGACGACAAGAGGGAAAGCGTTGGGACCGTGATTGGAATCGACTTGGGGACCACCTATTCCTG TGTTGGAGTGTTCAAGAATGGCCGTGTTGAGATCATTGCAAACGACCAGGGAAACCGCATCACCCCATCGTATGTGGCCTTCACCGCTGAGGGGGAGCGTCTGATCGGTGACGCAGCCAAGAACCAGCTCACCTCCAACCCCGAGAACACAGTCTTTGACGCAAAGAGACTGATTGGCCGCGCCTGGACAGATTCCGCTGTGCAGCATGACATCAAGTACTTCCCCTTCAAG GTTATCGAGAAGAAGAGCAAGCCCCATATTCAGGTGGACATTGGTGGTGGTCAGCTGAAGACCTTTGCTCCAGAGGAGATCTCTGCCATGGTTCTCACCAAGATGAAGGAAACTGCTGAGGCTTACCTGGGAAAGAAGGTCACACATGCTGTGGTCACTGTACCCGCCTACTTCAATGATGCCCAGCGTCAGGCCACCAAGGATGCTGGACTCATCGCTGGCCTAATAGTCATGAGGATCATCAACGAGCC AACCGCAGCAGCTATTGCCTATGGCCTGGACAAGAAGGACGGTGAGAAGAACATCCTGGTGTTCGACCTGGGCGGTGGTACCTTTGACGTGTCTCTCCTGACCATCGACAACGGTGTGTTTGAGGTGGTGGCCACCAATGGCGACACCCACCTGGGAGGAGAGGACTTTGACCAGCGTGTCATGGAGCACTTCATCAAGCTTTACAAGAAGAAGACCGGCAAGGACGTGCGCATGGATAACCGTGCTGTGCAGAAGCTGCGTCGTGAGGTGGAGAAGGCCAAGAGAGGCCTGTCTGCCCAGCACCAGGCCCGCATTGAGATCGAGTCCTTCTTCGATGGAGAGGACTTCTCAGAGACCCTGACCCGTGCTAAGTTTGAGGAGCTCAACATG GACCTGTTCCGTTCCACCATGAAGCCTGTGCAGAAGGTGATGGAGGACTCTGACCTGAAGAAGACCGACATTGACGAGATTGTCCTGGTGGGCGGCTCCACTCGTATCCCCAAGGTCCAGCAGCTGGTGAAGGAGTTTTTCAATGGCAAGGAGCCATCCAGGGGCATCAACCCTGACGAGGCTGTGGCCTACGGCTCTGCCGTGCAGGCTGGAGTGCTGTCTGGAGAGGACACAA ATGTCATTGTTCTTCTGGATGTGTGCCCCCTGACGCTGGGTATTGAGACTGTGGGAGGAGTCATGACCAAGCTGATCCCCAGAAACACTGTGGTGCCAACCAAGAAGTCCCAGATCTTCTCCACTGCCTCTGACAACCAGCCCACCGTTACCATCAAAGTTCACGAGG GTGAACGTCCCCTGACCAAAGACAACCACCTGCTGGGTACCTTCGACCTGACTGGTATCCCCCCCGCACCCCGGGGTGTGCCCCAGATCGAGGTCACCTTCGAGATCGACGTCAATGGCATCTTGCGCGTCACAGCCGAGGACAAGGGAACGGGCAACAAGAACAAAATCACCATCACCAACGACCAGAATCGTCTGACGCCTGAGGACATTGAGCGGATGGTCAACGATGCAGAGCGCTTTGCCGACGAGGACAAGAAGTTGAAGGAGCGCATTGATGCCCGCAATGAGCTTGAAAGCTACGCCTACTCGCTCAAGAATCAGATCGGTGACAAGGAGAAGCTGGGCGGCAAGCTCTCTCCCGAGGACAAGGAAGCCATAGAGAAAGCAGTAGAGGACAAGATTGAGTGGATGGAGTCTCACCAAGATGCTGAGTTGGAGGACTTCCAGGCCAAGAAGAAGGAGCTGGAAGAGGTGGCGCAGCCCATCATCAGCAAGCTTTACGGAAGTGCAGGCGGTCCCCCTactgagggagaggcagagggagatcAGGATCAAAAGGACGAGTTGTAA